CGGCGCTATCGCTCTAGGGCTGGGGTCTTGGCTCATAGTTTACGAGGAGCGATCGGTCAGCTTAAGCGGTGCCACGCAGCTTCCCGGCGAGCACTCTAGCAGCGACGACGAGGGGGTCCCAGACGGGAGCGAAGGGCGGAGCGTAACCTAGGTCGCTGAAGAACACGTCTTTGTATGTCGCGCCGGCGGAGAGCAGGGTTGCTGCCGCGTTTATCCTTGCTAATACGCCTTCTCTTCCCACCGCCTGAGCGCCTAGCAGTCTCCCCGTCTCCGAGTCAACCACGAGTTTCACCTTAATCTCGGAAGCTCCCGGGTAATAGCTGGGCTTAGTTCTAGCCGTAATCAAAGCAGAAACGGGATTGTAACCTTCGCGCTTAGCTTGCTCTTCCGTGAGCCCAGTTCTCCCAACCTCCAGGTCGAACACCTTAGTCACCGCGGTTCCCACAGCGCCGGGGAACTCTTCGGGCACTCCAGCGAGGTTCGCGCCCGCCACGTAACCCATCTTGTTCGCGATAGGGGCTAGGGGGAACCAGTCCGGCTTGCCTGTAACAAGGTTCAACGCTTGCGCAACATCACCGGCGGCGTAAACATCCTCCAAGCTCGTCTGCATGCGCTTATCGACCTCTACTGCGCCTGTCTGCCCCAGCTTGAGCCCAAGCTGCTTGGCAAGCTCTACTTCAGGTGCTACGCCTATCGCAACGAAGACCGCGTCGACGGTGTACTCTCCCTTATCGGTAATTACTCTGTTGACCGAAGAGCTACCGGACAGCTCTAAGACCTTCTCACCAGTGTGAACTTCAACACCGCCTCTGCGCAGCTCTCCCTCCACGGTTTCAGAAATCTCTGGGTCCAGCTGCGGCATGACATGCTGCATGACTTCTATGAGAATAACTTCCTTACCAATCTTCGCGAGGTTTTCCGCTAGCTCTACACCGATGTACCCTGCTCCTACCACGGCGACGCGGCGCGCACGCGATAAAGCATCCCTAGCTGCTTCAGCATCCTCTAGGGTTCGAAGGTAGAAAGTGCCCGGAAGGTGGCTCCCAGGGACGTTCAGCCTCCTAGGTTTAGCCCCTGTAGCTATGAGTAGCTTGCTCCACTCGAAGGTTAAGGTCTCGCCCGTGTGCCTCCTAGCTTTGAGGTAGCCATCCCCGACCTCTGTCACCTCTGTCCTCACGTAGACTTCTATACCTCTCTCCTCCGTGAAGACTCTCAACGGGTAATGAACTAGGTCATCGATGCTTGCCGCTAGTCCGCCGAGATAGTAGGGGATACCGCACGGCGCGTAGCTGACGTAAGAGCTTCTCTCGAAGACTGCCACTCTAAGCGAGGGTTTTAGCCGCTTTGCTCTCGAGGCTGCCGTCATCCCGGCAGGTCCTCCACCTATGACGGCGACATCTAAGTGCTCTGGCACGCGTTTACGCTTTGAGAGCCGGCACTTATCTCTTTCCCACCGCAAGCTGTCTACTAAACCACTCCAAGTCACCGACGCTGAGCAAGCCGAGGGGGGTGAGCGAAGTAAAGCCTTGCTGAACTGCGCAAACGTCGCTCCCTGGGGTCAAGCACCTGTACGTCCGGTAGAGGTCCCACTCTTCTGCTTCGCAGAACCCACTGTAGCACCGGTAGATCCTGCCTGGACCACCGCCTGCTTCGGGAAATGTAACCTGGATGCCGCGGTGGCCGAATGACGGCACGTTAAGGTTGAGGGCGGGGGAGGGCCAGCTGGCGGGGAGCTGCTCAATTATATCGTAAGCTGTTCGCGCAGCCGGGAGAAATTGCTCCTCTGTAAAGGTCCTGTACTCCGCTCTTGTGCGGGCAGCGAGGGATACTGCCATTCCTCTCAACCCGTGGAGGGCCGCTTCGAGCACAGCTCCTACGGTTCCCGAGGACATGATGTCCCAAAAGCCCAGGTTAGCTCCCTCGTTTATACCGCTAAGCACTAGCTCGATGCTTTTCGAGATGTTTTGCAGGGCAAATGCTACAGCGGAAGCGGGAGTGGAGTCGATGAAGTACGCGGGGCAACCCAGCAGCTCGTCCTCCCTGTACTTGAAGCGGAACGCTACAGACTTGGATGAAGCGCTACGCTGCCCCTCCGTAGTTACCACGAAGACCTCGTGACCTCTCTGGAGCCCCTCTTTAACGAGGGCTAAGAGGCCCTTCGAGGGTCCATCGTCGTTGGTTATTAAGATGCGCACAGCGGGTGACTACAGCTGCTCTATTTAATACCGTCGCGTCGAGGGGGCCGGCGGCCGGGGCTTGCACCGGCTGGAGGCAGTAGACTCCTACAGTGCTAAAAGATACTTCTTTAAAGTGGCCGATCCTTAACGGCGTGTGCTGTCGGGGAGAGAGATTAGGCGACTGATCGATGAGGGTAGACTTGTGATAGAGCCCTTTAGCGAGGAAATCGTTCGGGAAAACGGTGTAGATCTCAGGATCGGTTCAGAGGTAGCGGTGCTGCTGAACAACCCAGAGCCCCTGGATCCTGATAAGCTCGGCGAAACTGACCTGGGAAGCTACTACAAAGTGTTCCAGACAGATTCTTTCGTCCTCCAGCCCTACATGAAAGTGTTAGTGACGACGCTCGAGTATGTTAAAATGCCTGAAGATATCGCCGGGCTCATCGGAGTGCGGAGTACATTTGCCCGGTTAGGCATCTCGATTCCTCCAACTCTCATAGATGCGGGTTTTGAAGGCGAGCTGACGATAGAGATACACGGAGGAGCTTTCCCGGTAGTTCTTAGGAGAGGCATGCGCTTCGCTCACGTAGCCTTCTACAGGATTGAGGGAGAGCCCGTCACCTATAGGGGTAGGTACCTTAGGCAGCGTGGTGTGACTCTACCGCGCTAGTGAAGAGCGATGTACGAAGCGTACATAGGCTTAGATCTTTCCGCATCACCTAAGAGGAAGTCAGCGTACGCGGTTCTATCAGAGGATCTTCGCTGCAGAGCTGCTCTTTTCCGCGGGGATGAGGAGCTGCTAAGCGTTGCGAGAAATTACAGGCACGCACTGGTCGCGATAGACGCTCCTTTATCGCTCCCCGTAAGCGGAAGCCTTCGAGGTTGCGAGAAAGCACTTGCAAGGCTAGGGATCCGTGCTTTTCCGCCGGCGCTGCCGGGGATGCGGCAGCTTGCGGAGAGGGCTATTTCCCTATCGGAGAAGCTGCGCGAGCAGGGGCTTAGAGTGGTTGAGGTTTACCCCGGCGGCGCTCAGGATGTTCTAGGCTTGCCGAGAAAGAAAAACCCAGAGGGCCTCCTGAAGGGTTTACTCTCGCTGGGGATGGTTCTCGAGGCGCAGACTATAAACGGTGATATCTTGGACGCTGCCACCGCTGCTTATACTGCCTGGAGCTACGCTCATGGCAAGTATATCATGATCCGAACTGGTGACTGCGAGCTAATACTACCAGCGCCCTAGTGCTCTAGCCCGATTAATCAAGGGAAACTCTAATATCGCCCACTGCTCATGGATCGTGTAGCAAGGTGGATCTCGGGCAGAAGCTACCGCGGGAGGCTGAAGACGGGAACGTAGAGTACAAGATAGCACTGCATAGGCTGGACGAGGAGAGAGTCGAGCGTCTCGCGTCTCAGATGAAGTACAGGCTTTTTGAAGGAGGAGGTGAGGCCATTTACGTTCTTGGGGTGGACGACCAGGGGAATGTTATCGGCCTGAGCGAGGAAGAGGAGAGGGAAAGCATAAGCATCCTGGAGAAGGTTTCCGGGAAGATCGGCGCCAAGATCCGTATCCTTTCCCGCGAAATCGTTCAAGGGAAGCATATCGTGAGAGTTCTCGTCCGCTCCAGCCGGGAGGAGAGCCCCCCGGTTCAGGTGACTGTAGCTGTTGTCGGAAACGTGGATGCTGGGAAGAGCACGACCGTCGGGGTTCTCTGTACCGGACAGCTAGACGACGGTAGAGGAAGCAGCATGAGGAGGGTTGCCCGCTATGTTCACGAGATTCTCACCGGGAGAACCTCGTCGGTCACGACTAGGCTTCTCGGATTCGATCTAGGGGGACCACCGGTTAACTGGTCGTTGCCTAACCCCTTAGATGAGGCTCAGATATTTCTCGCCTCGAGAAAAGTCATCTATTTTGTCGATGTAGGTGGTCACGAGCGGTACTTGAGGACAGCGCTTCGTGGCATACTCTCGAGGGAGCCGGACTACGTGATGCTGGTTGTCGCTTCAAACGCTGGCCTTCAGGTTATGGGCCGCGAGCATCTCGGGCTATGCTTGGCGCTTCGCCTACCGTTGATAGTAGTATTTACGAAGACGGATTTGGTCGATGAAACTGTTTTCAAGAGAAACCTGGAAGACACGTTGACGCTGCTGCGGAAGCTTGACAGAAAGCCTGTCCTCGTGCATACTCCTCAGGACGCTCACCGCATAGCGGGCTTGATCTCGAGCGGTAGAGTTGTTCCAGTGCTATCGATCTCGAACGTAACCGGGCGGGGTCTTGATTCTCTACTTGAGCTTCTCAATCTTCTGCCGCCGAGGTTGAGGTGGGTCGAGAAGGCCGGAGAGCCCGTTCTCGCTTACGTTTCGGATATTTTCAACGTTAGAGGAGTGGGGCTCGTGGTAGCAGTATCCATTCTGAAAGGCGCGGTTAAGGAGGATTCCACTCTCTTCATCGGCCCACTGCAGGATGGGGGCTGGAAACAAGTTCGCGTGAAGTCTATCCACGTGAACCGCGTGCCCGTAAGTACCGCTAGGGCTGGCGAGGAGGCGACACTAGCTCTCTCGGGGATTGATGAGGAGGAGGTGGAGAAGGGGATGGTGCTGCGCACCAGCCCCGCGAAGCCTATTAGGAGAATCCTCGCGGACGTGCTGATATTAAGACACCCTACCACCATCAGGGTCGGGTACCAGACTGTGCTGCACGCGTACTCTATAAGAAGCCCGGTCGTCTTCGAGCAGATGGGGAAGGAGCCTATGCGCACAGGCGACCGCGGCACTGTGACGCTGAAGTTCCTGTACCACCCCTGGTACATTGAGAGGGGAGAGAGATTTGTCTTGAGGGATTCGAGAACACGCGCGATCGGCACAGTGCTGGAAACGCTCGAGTAGTATGCTCGGCGGTGTGCCGCTCTCCTTTCAGAAGAGCTTATTAAGATGTTTCCCGAGAGAACATTGACTGTTATGAAGTTCGCGATAGGTCCCGGCAAGAACCCTCCTGAAGATATTTACGTCGTAGTTGAAATACCTATGGGAAGCAACGTAAAATACGAGGTGGATAAGGAAACAGGGCTCATACACGTTGACCGAGTTCTCTTCACTTCCATGGTATTCCCCTTTAACTACGGCTTCATCCCCTCTACGCTCGAGGAAGACGGAGACCCCGTCGATGTGGTTCTTCTCAGCAATGACCCCTTCGTGCCGGGAAGCGTTGTGAGGGCTAAGCCCGTAGCGCTTCTCGAGATGGAGGACGAGAACGGCTACGACGCAAAGGTTATCGCGGTACCTCACGAGAAAATCGATAATCGGTTCGAGCACGTTAGGGATCTCAGTGACATATGCGAAGCCACTCGTGAGAGGATCAAGCACTTTTTTGAGCACTACAAAGAGCTGGAGAAGGGTAAATGGGTAAGGGTCAGGGGCTGGAAGGGTAGAGAGCACGCGGTAGAAGTGATAAGCAGAGCGATTCAGCGGTACAATGCTAAAGCGTCGGGTTCTCCATGAGAGATATAGTACTCGTTTTCGAAGTTCACCAGCCTGCGCGGCTCGCCAGGAACTTTAAGCAGCGCATACGTGAGCTTGCGGCGAAAGGTGTTAGGATAACTCCTGATCTTCTGGAACACATTTACTTCGACGAGGAGCTGAACCGCCGCATACTTGAAAGGGTATCCAGGAAGTGCTACCTGCCGGCAAACGAAGTTATACTGCAGCAGCTAGATAACTTTCGGCACTCTGGGAAGAAGTTCAAGGTCTCGTTCAGCCTCTCCGGGGTTTTTCTCGAGCAGGCCAGGAAGTGGGTCCCGGAAGTTCTCGAGAGCTTCCAGCGCCTGAGTGATACGGGCCTTGTCGAGTTTCTGGACCAAACCTACTACCACAGCCTTGCCAGCCTGCTATCCGAGGAGGAGTTTACCGAGCAGGTGCTGGAGCACCGGCAGTTGATGAAGGACTACTTTGGGCGCGAGCCCACATCTGTCGAGAACACGGAGTTCATCTACAACACGAGAATCGCCTGCGTTCTGGGCCGATTGGGATACAAGGTCGTACTGACTGAAGGTGTGGAGCGGATTCTCGGCTGGAGAAGTCCCAACTACCTTTACAAAGCTCGAGGCTGCGGCATCAAGGTCTTGATGAGAAACTACAGGCTTTCAGATGACATTGGTTTCCGCTTCGCCTCGCGGGAGTGGAGCGAGTATCCTCTTACCGCTGACAAGTATGCTGCCTGGCTCGCGGCCACTCCTGGAGACGTTATACTCATCGCTGTAGACTACGAGACCTTCGGCGAGCACTTTCCACGCGAAACAGGCATCTTTGAGTTCCTGAGGTGGCTTCCGGGCGAGGTTCTGAAGTGGGAGAACTTAAGGTTCGCGACACCCTCCGAAGTCGCGGACAGCAAGCCTGTGAGAGACGAGATCGAGGTGCCGGAGGCCCACACGATCTCTTGGGCCGACATCGAGAAGGATATTTCCGCTTGGCTTGGCAATGAGCTCCAGAGGGAAAGCTTCGAGAGGCTTCGTCACCTCCGGTGCATCGTCCGGGCGCTACCTCAGCACTCCTGGAAGAGAGTGTGGAAACTGCTTTCCACCAGCGACCACCTGTACTACATGTCCACTAAAACCGGGGGGCCTGGCGAGGTGCACGCGTACTTTAGCCACTTCGCAACAGCTTACGAAGCCTATGCAGCGTACCTTGAGGTGGTCTCAGATTTCGAAGCCAGAGCCATCGAGGCTTTGCTCGGCTGCGAGCGGGCCAGGGTTAGGTACGCGTGGATGAGAGACGTGCCTGCAGGACAGGAATTCTTCTTCTACGAGGCTGACGGCAAGCCTGCGCACTCAGCTGCCAGGAACATGTTCGAATTCGCAGATGCGCTGGCGAAGCAGCCGGCATCAGTAGCGCAGTACCACCAGGAGAGGGGGGATTTCGCATCCTGGGTAGAGAGCGTTGTAGGAGATCTCGTGCTGGCCCAGGAGTTTCGTAAGGTGGGCGTATCTCGAGATCCGGAGGAGACTAAAGCCCGGCTTCTTCAAGCGGTGGAAGCGAGGAGGAGGGAAATCTTCGAGCATGACTGCTGAACTAGTAGAGCTGCTTGAGAAATTGCTCCCGGAGAGCAGGAAGAGCATACGTGTGCTTGCCCTTTTCCTGGAGAACCCTAAGGAGGCTTACACCAAGTACATGGTTGAGAAGCTTACCGCGACTAATAAGGTTGGAGTAGTTCTCGAGAGGTTTCGAGAGCTTAATATACTTGAAGTGGTGGACGAGGAACCACGCGCTTACCGGCTAAACCTCAGGAATCCTCTTGTGCGTAGTTTGTTAAGACTCGTCGAGCATACTTAACACGGCAA
This region of Thermofilum sp. genomic DNA includes:
- a CDS encoding FAD-dependent oxidoreductase → MPEHLDVAVIGGGPAGMTAASRAKRLKPSLRVAVFERSSYVSYAPCGIPYYLGGLAASIDDLVHYPLRVFTEERGIEVYVRTEVTEVGDGYLKARRHTGETLTFEWSKLLIATGAKPRRLNVPGSHLPGTFYLRTLEDAEAARDALSRARRVAVVGAGYIGVELAENLAKIGKEVILIEVMQHVMPQLDPEISETVEGELRRGGVEVHTGEKVLELSGSSSVNRVITDKGEYTVDAVFVAIGVAPEVELAKQLGLKLGQTGAVEVDKRMQTSLEDVYAAGDVAQALNLVTGKPDWFPLAPIANKMGYVAGANLAGVPEEFPGAVGTAVTKVFDLEVGRTGLTEEQAKREGYNPVSALITARTKPSYYPGASEIKVKLVVDSETGRLLGAQAVGREGVLARINAAATLLSAGATYKDVFFSDLGYAPPFAPVWDPLVVAARVLAGKLRGTA
- a CDS encoding 5'/3'-nucleotidase SurE, with amino-acid sequence MRILITNDDGPSKGLLALVKEGLQRGHEVFVVTTEGQRSASSKSVAFRFKYREDELLGCPAYFIDSTPASAVAFALQNISKSIELVLSGINEGANLGFWDIMSSGTVGAVLEAALHGLRGMAVSLAARTRAEYRTFTEEQFLPAARTAYDIIEQLPASWPSPALNLNVPSFGHRGIQVTFPEAGGGPGRIYRCYSGFCEAEEWDLYRTYRCLTPGSDVCAVQQGFTSLTPLGLLSVGDLEWFSRQLAVGKR
- the dcd gene encoding dCTP deaminase — translated: MLSGREIRRLIDEGRLVIEPFSEEIVRENGVDLRIGSEVAVLLNNPEPLDPDKLGETDLGSYYKVFQTDSFVLQPYMKVLVTTLEYVKMPEDIAGLIGVRSTFARLGISIPPTLIDAGFEGELTIEIHGGAFPVVLRRGMRFAHVAFYRIEGEPVTYRGRYLRQRGVTLPR
- a CDS encoding DUF429 domain-containing protein, with amino-acid sequence MYEAYIGLDLSASPKRKSAYAVLSEDLRCRAALFRGDEELLSVARNYRHALVAIDAPLSLPVSGSLRGCEKALARLGIRAFPPALPGMRQLAERAISLSEKLREQGLRVVEVYPGGAQDVLGLPRKKNPEGLLKGLLSLGMVLEAQTINGDILDAATAAYTAWSYAHGKYIMIRTGDCELILPAP
- a CDS encoding GTP-binding protein — its product is MDLGQKLPREAEDGNVEYKIALHRLDEERVERLASQMKYRLFEGGGEAIYVLGVDDQGNVIGLSEEEERESISILEKVSGKIGAKIRILSREIVQGKHIVRVLVRSSREESPPVQVTVAVVGNVDAGKSTTVGVLCTGQLDDGRGSSMRRVARYVHEILTGRTSSVTTRLLGFDLGGPPVNWSLPNPLDEAQIFLASRKVIYFVDVGGHERYLRTALRGILSREPDYVMLVVASNAGLQVMGREHLGLCLALRLPLIVVFTKTDLVDETVFKRNLEDTLTLLRKLDRKPVLVHTPQDAHRIAGLISSGRVVPVLSISNVTGRGLDSLLELLNLLPPRLRWVEKAGEPVLAYVSDIFNVRGVGLVVAVSILKGAVKEDSTLFIGPLQDGGWKQVRVKSIHVNRVPVSTARAGEEATLALSGIDEEEVEKGMVLRTSPAKPIRRILADVLILRHPTTIRVGYQTVLHAYSIRSPVVFEQMGKEPMRTGDRGTVTLKFLYHPWYIERGERFVLRDSRTRAIGTVLETLE
- the ppa gene encoding inorganic diphosphatase, whose product is MKFAIGPGKNPPEDIYVVVEIPMGSNVKYEVDKETGLIHVDRVLFTSMVFPFNYGFIPSTLEEDGDPVDVVLLSNDPFVPGSVVRAKPVALLEMEDENGYDAKVIAVPHEKIDNRFEHVRDLSDICEATRERIKHFFEHYKELEKGKWVRVRGWKGREHAVEVISRAIQRYNAKASGSP
- a CDS encoding glycoside hydrolase family 57 protein, translated to MRDIVLVFEVHQPARLARNFKQRIRELAAKGVRITPDLLEHIYFDEELNRRILERVSRKCYLPANEVILQQLDNFRHSGKKFKVSFSLSGVFLEQARKWVPEVLESFQRLSDTGLVEFLDQTYYHSLASLLSEEEFTEQVLEHRQLMKDYFGREPTSVENTEFIYNTRIACVLGRLGYKVVLTEGVERILGWRSPNYLYKARGCGIKVLMRNYRLSDDIGFRFASREWSEYPLTADKYAAWLAATPGDVILIAVDYETFGEHFPRETGIFEFLRWLPGEVLKWENLRFATPSEVADSKPVRDEIEVPEAHTISWADIEKDISAWLGNELQRESFERLRHLRCIVRALPQHSWKRVWKLLSTSDHLYYMSTKTGGPGEVHAYFSHFATAYEAYAAYLEVVSDFEARAIEALLGCERARVRYAWMRDVPAGQEFFFYEADGKPAHSAARNMFEFADALAKQPASVAQYHQERGDFASWVESVVGDLVLAQEFRKVGVSRDPEETKARLLQAVEARRREIFEHDC